The Porites lutea chromosome 9, jaPorLute2.1, whole genome shotgun sequence sequence CAATTCCCACAACAACGTTGAACTGGCTTGGCTAACTTTTAACTAATCTACGGTCTCGTCGGttgcttttattttaaagcACTGGTGATTTGCGTACTTCCTGTACACAGCAAGGCCACAATCCTGCTATCGAAACATTTGCGCAACAGCCTCGCCTCAAGGCACTAGGTGGAGTAATTATCTAATGACGTGACATGACGTCATAAGAACGATTAACCTACGATAGGAGCATGTACCTAGCCATTTCTCGAATATCTAACATctgattttttcctttcattttcgagCCCAAGAACAATCATTCAAATCAAGAGCTAAACAATATAAGCTAATAAACCagtccattttattttgtcaacATTAATTCTTGAAATCCCGATCTTGAATTTTAAACAACAGCTTTCCGGGCCCTTTAGTTATCAGGAATTTGGCGAGAAACGAGCGCGGGCTGCTGGATCTTTTATGAGAACGGTATTTTATTAAACCCAAATAAAGCAGTTTTAGAAAGCACGAGTGGCCAGACTGCTGTgcagaaaatagaaaaaaattgatactataaaggaaaaaacaaaacgaagCCCAAAAATATCggaacaaaatgaaaatctcCATAGGTCTATTAATTACCGGGCTCCTGAGTAGAGTGGGTAGTAGCTTGTAGAATTAAAGGGCCGGGGAAAGATGAAAATTGCCGTGGAGAGAGGGGAAGGTCACTGTTTTTACTCCATTCCCTCCCTCCTCGCCCACCCTACGTGTTTTTCACCTTTCCCCTCCCGTGACGGGAGCCCACAATACAGGCCAGCTCTCTATACAGCGGTCTATTTACTGCGTTGTACCTTACAGTTCATCGTAGTTATTAATGCCTGGAGGCTCAAGATTCTTAGCCTTCTGAATAAGGTGTGCTTCGCACCTAGTTTCAATTAAGATTAGTAGTATGTATGGTTTTATAGGGGGGAGGAGAGGAGGCGAAGGACTCCATAAAAAATGCTGTGTTAAAAAATTGCAGTATTTCACAAAGAGGGAGACTAATAACCTCGTGCCACCCTTGCTTATTGAGTGCTTAACAGTCCTCTCAAATGCAACCATACCTCAGTAGGCAATATAATTAAGATAATTTAGATGCAGTGTGACTAATCCATACTCGCCTTCCATTGTTCCTTTTGACATTTAGTCGTACGTTTTTATTCCAACTACTTACATTTGCTACAACAATGACAAatgttataaaataacaatttgaCTACACATGTACAGTTACTTATTTGGTGTTCGTGAACTGAACACATAGTCTCAACTATGTATAACATGTTGTTTAAAGCACATACCATAACTATTTTTACTTAAACACCTCATTCTCGATCTTGGTTTGGTGGACTCGGCGTTTATTGCAAGAAGCagtttatttgaaaatcaatCGAGAATATATTTTTCAATGTAAGGACTTAAAAAGATGTAGGGACACATAAACGTTAAAAAGCATCCTGACTTCTCACGCCACTTATCGGGCAATGATGTCACGCTTGAGGTTAAGATTGTTTGATACGCGTATTATAACCTACTCGTCCAGCAAATGTTACTCTTACTGTCATCTGGTTACTATGTATACAGCTTTTTTCTGAAAGCGCGCGCTCTAATTGGCTttttcgaggtcacatgacaataaacaaagtttttttttccatcaaaaaTATCTAAGCGCCCCCTCAAGCTTGCAAATTTTAGCTAGACGGGTTGTTATTGAGATACCACAGGAGTCCATAAGTAgcagcgagcaacttccatgcgcttGTGTCAGGGCGTTtgtacggaccagtttatttttagaacggtttgggcgcgaattttgaatatcttctaaactccacaaaccagtcagcaaattcaacagacctaaaaatgatattttttgccttttaataacgtttaggTTTCCCTTTTGATATCTAATACTTTGAATACGCTaatagacatggtggagattctatttttccgggaaaaagtgccctaaaatgcgattaaaaataaactggtctgtaaaaacgccgtgacataggcctagtatgggagttgttCGCTCCGGGTTGTTGGCTCCTGGATACCAGCAATAAGGTGACCCTTAGAAGTCCTTTCATGTGTGCTTTTACTATTGCTTTCATGAGATTTAGACATTCGATTTCGCGGTAGAGTTCTTTAACCTATACTGTTGAATTACTCTCATCACTTACAATTACCAAGCGTACTACTGTAGCTAGCTTTTTGTCTCGAAAACATCTTTGTTTATTACAAGTGGATTTAAAACCTTTTCGCAAGAATATTATGTGAAAAAGCATGTCCTACTGCGTGTTTTGTACAGTGAAAAAACGCAGTGTTAATGCAAGTTAAAAAATCAATACAATCTCAGTAGCTCACGGGATTCTTTTCAAACACTTCTTGTACTCGCTGGTTATCCGCCAAGCGCATGAGTTTCCTCGCCAGTCCCTAACGCAGTAGGAGTTCTTGCTCTTACAAGTTTCCTTCATGGGCGCGCCCCAATCCACCTTGTGACAGCCCTGTAGCATTTGGCTGCAGTTACTACCAAAACACAAACCGACCTGGCACATGCAGTTTTCACCGTAAAAACGTCGGATTCCAGCACGTTGCTTGCGTGTGATTTCTGACCATTCTGTCCGCCAATTACAACTGCCAGTCCTCAGCTTTTTGTTGAGTATTTGACCCGTCAGAAGGTACACGGTGTTGTTACGCAGGGGAACGTTGCATGAAGAAGCGTTTGGCGTGGTGTAGAGCTTAGCAAGCCACGTCCGTCTTCTTGATCCGTAAACTTGAGCACCGTTCGTCTCTTTGACGTCCATGGCTCCTTTGTAAATTTTGAGTATTCTTAATGTGTATACTTGTTCTTGAATAAACTCAGCTGGGATTTTTTCTAAGACGGCTGTCTCTGGTGACTCTGTGAGTAATGGCTCCTCAGTTGACTTAGACAGAACTTTGGCCCGTATGACTGTTAAAACAATGGTAAAATCGCTATTAACCTTTCAAATCCCAGGAGGTGCCAACATagattttctcctaacaacatcagtaCATTATAATGTTAAAAGGtttaagaattaataaaatgatcactaaagagaacAGTTCTCTCAGCTAATGTTGTAATGGTAGGCATGGAGATCATGGGAATCTGCCCATCTAACACCCAACATTAGCACTAGGctgcaaaacagttttttttttcaaaatcagtaACGAAATCGGAAAAGCgcggcgtaagagtcttacgcgcgcgaaacGCGCGAGCCTCACGCGCccgtgagagaaaaaaatatttttagcgtctcttcCCGTTCTCGCTCTTTGTTTTctgcctcgttccagaccttttgtttgact is a genomic window containing:
- the LOC140947284 gene encoding metalloproteinase inhibitor 3-like, which produces MESYIFAFLLGNALFTTGFCRTCSCLPRHPQNDYCNSAFVIRAKVLSKSTEEPLLTESPETAVLEKIPAEFIQEQVYTLRILKIYKGAMDVKETNGAQVYGSRRRTWLAKLYTTPNASSCNVPLRNNTVYLLTGQILNKKLRTGSCNWRTEWSEITRKQRAGIRRFYGENCMCQVGLCFGSNCSQMLQGCHKVDWGAPMKETCKSKNSYCVRDWRGNSCAWRITSEYKKCLKRIP